A region of Pseudomonas marginalis DNA encodes the following proteins:
- a CDS encoding M12 family metallopeptidase has translation MIVMTGINIQPFIPPSYAQPNDDTGQKQPVDAPVLSRSKRGVALEAALWPQFSTVRISLMEMTKEQEKFIKDNINKWAPYINLKLEFTKELDGDIRIKADNDLLGGNSYYGTQGKQTAGAGEPTMNIGFKGGLNELNARVIMHEFGHALGLAHEHQHPENTLDLNFERIRKYHTEKNEPSAHEWFFPFDSQTVVTSPYDQASVMHYTILKDFRNSGHYVEGGSELSEGDKQFARKLYPIPRPPVPPRWWNLYNGHVPSSRA, from the coding sequence ATGATTGTGATGACAGGAATTAATATTCAGCCATTTATACCGCCTTCCTACGCCCAGCCGAATGATGACACTGGCCAGAAACAGCCCGTCGACGCACCGGTTTTATCCAGGAGCAAGCGTGGGGTGGCCCTAGAGGCTGCGTTGTGGCCACAGTTTTCGACGGTCAGGATTTCTCTGATGGAGATGACCAAGGAACAGGAAAAATTCATCAAGGACAACATCAACAAATGGGCGCCGTATATCAACCTGAAACTGGAGTTCACCAAAGAGCTCGATGGCGATATCAGAATCAAGGCAGATAATGACCTCCTCGGTGGGAACTCCTATTACGGCACCCAAGGTAAACAAACGGCAGGTGCCGGTGAGCCTACGATGAATATCGGCTTCAAGGGTGGGCTGAATGAACTCAACGCTCGCGTGATAATGCATGAGTTCGGTCATGCATTGGGATTAGCCCATGAGCATCAGCACCCGGAAAATACACTCGACCTGAATTTTGAGCGGATTCGCAAATATCACACAGAGAAAAATGAGCCCTCGGCCCATGAATGGTTTTTCCCGTTCGACTCACAGACGGTTGTCACCTCCCCCTATGATCAAGCGTCCGTCATGCACTACACCATTCTCAAGGATTTTCGGAACAGTGGACATTATGTCGAGGGCGGCAGTGAGTTGTCAGAAGGCGACAAGCAATTTGCGCGCAAGCTCTATCCCATCCCCCGTCCTCCGGTACCGCCTCGTTGGTGGAACCTTTACAACGGACACGTCCCTTCTTCGCGAGCCTGA
- a CDS encoding OprD family porin gives MKATLNVLSVLTGGLGIALSPLASADFLSDSKANLSMRNFYFNNDNRDGTAAPSKTEEWGQAFILNYQSGFTDGTVGFGLDAIGMLGVTLDSSAARHVGSSMIPTEDGKATDNWARGGATAKARFAKTEARYGYLRPNLPILVSNDGRLLPQSFEGGQVTSKDIDNLTLVGGQLEHTTGRGSSDRSGLAAAGGTRESNKFTYAGADYQLTKDLMVQYYYANLEDYYQQHFAGLIHVLPLGEYGSLKTDLRYFKTSSDGKNSSAAGRAEGYKLGGFTKNGNGEIDNNTWSAAFIYSLGPHAITAGYQQVSDDSNFAQLNQGGLVNKGEGGASLYLYTDRTVQTFIQAGERTGFAQYAYDFASLGVPGLKASVMYLKGEHILTTSGNDASEWERDISLDYVVQSGTFKNVGFGWRNGVSRSEVARDQDQNRVFVSYSIPLM, from the coding sequence ATGAAAGCCACGTTGAATGTATTAAGTGTATTGACCGGCGGCCTGGGCATTGCCCTGAGCCCCTTGGCGTCTGCTGACTTTTTGAGCGACAGCAAAGCCAACTTGAGCATGCGTAACTTCTACTTCAATAACGACAACCGCGACGGCACGGCGGCACCGTCGAAGACCGAAGAGTGGGGCCAGGCCTTTATCCTCAACTACCAGTCGGGCTTCACCGACGGCACCGTCGGTTTTGGCCTGGACGCCATCGGCATGCTCGGCGTGACCCTCGACAGCAGCGCCGCGCGCCATGTCGGCAGCTCGATGATCCCCACCGAAGACGGCAAGGCCACGGATAACTGGGCCCGTGGTGGCGCGACGGCCAAGGCGCGCTTTGCCAAGACCGAAGCGCGCTACGGCTACCTGCGCCCGAACCTGCCGATCCTGGTGAGCAACGACGGCCGCCTGTTGCCGCAGTCGTTCGAAGGCGGGCAGGTCACCAGCAAGGACATCGACAACCTGACCCTGGTCGGCGGCCAGCTTGAGCACACCACCGGTCGCGGCTCCAGCGACCGCAGCGGCCTGGCAGCGGCGGGCGGTACCCGGGAGAGCAATAAATTTACCTACGCCGGTGCGGACTACCAACTGACCAAGGACCTGATGGTCCAGTACTACTACGCCAACCTCGAAGACTATTACCAACAACATTTCGCCGGGTTGATCCACGTATTGCCGCTGGGCGAATACGGCTCATTGAAAACCGACCTGCGCTACTTCAAGACCAGTTCCGACGGCAAAAACAGCAGCGCCGCCGGACGTGCCGAAGGCTACAAATTGGGCGGCTTCACCAAGAACGGCAACGGTGAAATCGACAACAACACCTGGAGCGCCGCGTTCATCTACTCCCTCGGCCCGCACGCGATCACCGCCGGCTACCAGCAAGTCTCGGACGACAGCAACTTCGCCCAACTCAACCAGGGCGGCCTGGTGAACAAAGGCGAGGGCGGTGCCAGCCTGTACCTCTACACCGACCGTACCGTACAGACCTTCATCCAGGCCGGCGAACGCACCGGCTTTGCCCAGTACGCCTACGACTTCGCGTCGCTGGGTGTACCCGGCCTGAAGGCCTCGGTCATGTACCTCAAGGGCGAGCACATCCTCACCACCAGCGGCAACGACGCCAGCGAGTGGGAGCGGGACATCTCGTTGGATTACGTGGTGCAGAGCGGCACGTTCAAGAACGTCGGCTTCGGCTGGCGTAACGGCGTGTCACGCAGTGAAGTGGCGCGGGACCAGGACCAGAATCGGGTGTTTGTGAGTTATTCGATTCCGTTGATGTAG